One part of the bacterium genome encodes these proteins:
- the hypA gene encoding hydrogenase maturation nickel metallochaperone HypA, with translation MHEMSIAQELIRQIEEHVSAERRPSVRNIALRIGTLSSILPESLTFCFDALVNQTPLQSAKLSIELVPYTLHCTACNHSFEPEGWAHVCPKCGSSQLISQTGQELELAYIELEESPSEVV, from the coding sequence ATGCACGAAATGTCCATTGCACAAGAATTAATTCGTCAGATCGAAGAACATGTGTCTGCCGAACGCAGACCTTCAGTCCGGAACATCGCATTGCGGATCGGTACGCTGTCATCCATTTTGCCGGAATCGCTGACGTTTTGTTTCGATGCATTAGTTAACCAGACGCCTTTACAATCCGCGAAACTTTCGATTGAGTTGGTGCCTTACACTCTTCACTGTACCGCCTGCAACCATTCTTTCGAACCGGAAGGTTGGGCGCATGTTTGTCCGAAGTGCGGCAGTTCACAACTCATTTCCCAAACCGGACAAGAATTGGAACTCGCCTACATCGAATTGGAAGAATCCCCATCGGAGGTTGTATGA